The following nucleotide sequence is from uncultured Roseateles sp..
CTTGAAGAAGCTGCCGGGGATCTTGCCGGCGGCATAGGTCTTCTCGAGGTAGTCGACGGTCAGCGGGAAGAAGTCCTGGCCGGCCTTGGCCTCTAGCTTGGCCACCACGGTGGCCAGCACCATCGTGCCATCGACATTGGCGACCACGGCGCCGGAAGCTTGACGGGCGACTTCGCCGGTCTCAAGGGTGACGCTGTGCTCGCCCCATTGGAAGGTCTTGGTGACTTTGTTGAACATGCTCATTGTCGTTTCTCCGTTTGTATCAAGTGCCTTGGGGCGGCAACTCAAGCCCGGAACAGCGACAGAAGGCGAGATGCCATTCCAGCGAAATTAGCGTGCGCGGGTCAGCACGAAACGTCGGTGGAATGACACATCAGCGCCGATATCCGTCGAGTTTTCCAAAAACAAAGAGCCTGTGCTGGAGCATCCAGACAGGCTCTTCTTGTTCATCTTGAACTTACTTGCGCAGGCCGAGTTTCTGGATCAGCGCGGTGTAGCGCGATGCGTCCTTCGACTTCAGGTAGGCCAGCAGGCTCTTGCGCTGATTGACCATCTTCAGCAGACCGCGGCGACCGTGGTGGTCCTTCAGGTGGGTCTTGAAGTGGGGGGTCAGGTCGTTGATGCGGGCCGTCAGAATGGCCACTTG
It contains:
- the rpsO gene encoding 30S ribosomal protein S15, with amino-acid sequence MAVADLNKAQIVKDNARSAGDTGSPEVQVAILTARINDLTPHFKTHLKDHHGRRGLLKMVNQRKSLLAYLKSKDASRYTALIQKLGLRK